Proteins found in one Salinimonas lutimaris genomic segment:
- the pepA gene encoding flocculation-associated PEP-CTERM protein PepA → MKIKSLVQSLALTAGLAASFTASADFVQFTVDEAYAAGSGSSVTADKINGGYVERITFDGAGNFTASAFATFGQFFLGSNSLNTGLNSTYSLYATFNAQGTSGKDGIVNFFVGDTGGFSLFLDVNNDTGLSDDNNVDSIIGSGDDILLGLSDTIGNNLGTSTKIGNTTITAFNFDFMNFELTAEGDQYFVSPKPFSMMVNVNGDFDSFAQAGTQITRGDVSAQFYEVPEPSTIAVMALGLLGLGAARRRKA, encoded by the coding sequence ATGAAAATTAAATCGCTGGTTCAATCTTTAGCTCTGACTGCTGGCCTGGCTGCTTCTTTCACTGCATCTGCTGACTTTGTTCAGTTTACTGTTGATGAAGCTTACGCGGCCGGTTCTGGTTCTTCAGTGACTGCTGATAAAATCAACGGTGGCTACGTAGAACGCATTACTTTTGACGGTGCAGGTAACTTCACTGCCTCTGCGTTCGCAACGTTTGGCCAGTTCTTCCTGGGCTCTAACTCTCTGAACACAGGTCTGAACAGCACTTACTCTCTGTACGCAACATTCAACGCACAGGGCACCTCAGGTAAAGACGGTATCGTTAACTTCTTCGTAGGCGACACCGGTGGCTTCAGCCTGTTCCTGGACGTGAACAACGATACTGGTCTGTCTGATGACAACAATGTTGACTCTATCATCGGCAGCGGCGACGACATCCTGTTAGGACTGTCTGACACTATCGGTAACAACCTGGGTACCAGTACTAAAATTGGTAACACCACCATCACTGCTTTCAACTTCGATTTCATGAACTTCGAACTGACTGCTGAAGGTGACCAGTACTTCGTTTCACCTAAGCCTTTCTCTATGATGGTTAACGTGAACGGTGACTTTGACTCTTTCGCCCAAGCCGGTACGCAAATTACCCGTGGTGACGTATCTGCTCAGTTCTATGAAGTGCCTGAGCCGTCAACTATCGCAGTAATGGCTTTAGGTCTGTTAGGTCTGGGCGCTGCCCGTCGTCGCAAAGCATAA
- the pepA gene encoding flocculation-associated PEP-CTERM protein PepA, whose amino-acid sequence MKLKTLATTLAVTAGLACSFSASASRITFTVDEAYAVDASTSGTLVQADKINGGFVERLNFDGAGNFDAKAFATFGQFFLGSNSLNTGLNNQYSLYAIFEASGTSGQDGAIDFFIGDQGGFRLYLDRGNDTKLSDDDDVESVINTDDDVELGFSMGLGDNLATSTTIMGQNVTAFKFDFMDFELTGEGENYFVAPNPFAFSLEVGGDFDAFAPAGTQIIRGDVSAEFMAVPEPSTIAVMGLGLLGLCAVRRRKA is encoded by the coding sequence ATGAAACTGAAAACACTTGCAACAACACTGGCGGTTACAGCCGGGCTGGCGTGCTCTTTTTCAGCATCAGCCTCACGTATTACATTTACTGTTGATGAAGCATATGCAGTAGACGCCTCAACTTCTGGCACCCTGGTTCAGGCAGACAAAATCAACGGTGGTTTTGTTGAACGCTTAAACTTCGACGGTGCAGGTAATTTTGATGCCAAAGCATTTGCTACCTTCGGTCAATTCTTCCTAGGTTCAAACTCGCTGAACACGGGTTTAAATAACCAGTATTCTTTGTACGCCATTTTTGAAGCAAGCGGCACATCCGGTCAGGACGGCGCTATCGATTTCTTCATTGGCGATCAGGGCGGGTTCAGACTTTATCTGGATCGCGGCAACGATACTAAGCTGTCTGACGACGATGATGTAGAATCAGTTATTAACACAGATGATGATGTAGAGCTTGGCTTCTCTATGGGTCTGGGTGACAACCTGGCCACCAGTACCACCATCATGGGCCAAAATGTCACTGCGTTTAAGTTCGATTTCATGGATTTTGAACTGACCGGTGAAGGCGAAAACTACTTTGTAGCGCCAAACCCATTTGCTTTCTCGCTGGAAGTTGGTGGTGATTTCGACGCGTTCGCACCAGCGGGCACGCAAATCATCCGCGGTGATGTAAGTGCAGAGTTCATGGCCGTGCCTGAACCATCTACTATCGCAGTAATGGGCTTAGGCCTGTTAGGCCTTTGCGCAGTACGCCGCCGCAAAGCCTAA
- the pepA gene encoding flocculation-associated PEP-CTERM protein PepA, with product MKIKSLVQSLALTAGLAASFTASADFVQFTVDEAYAAGSGSSVTADKINGGYVERITFDGAGNFTASAFATFGQFFLGSNSLNTGLNSTYSLYATFNAQGTSGKDGIVNFFVGDTGGFSLFLDVNNDTGLSDDNNVDSIVGSGDDILLGLSDSIGNNLGTSTKIGNTTITAFNFDFMNFELTAEGDQYFVSPKPFSMMVNVNGDFDSFAQAGTQITRGDVSAQFYEVPEPSTIAVMALGLLGLGAARRRKA from the coding sequence ATGAAAATTAAATCGCTGGTTCAATCTTTAGCTCTGACTGCTGGCCTGGCTGCTTCTTTCACTGCATCTGCTGACTTTGTTCAGTTTACTGTTGATGAAGCTTACGCGGCCGGTTCTGGTTCTTCAGTGACTGCTGATAAAATCAACGGTGGCTACGTAGAACGCATTACTTTTGACGGTGCAGGTAACTTCACTGCCTCTGCGTTCGCAACGTTTGGCCAGTTCTTCCTGGGCTCTAACTCTCTGAACACAGGTCTGAACAGCACTTACTCTCTGTACGCAACATTCAACGCACAGGGCACCTCAGGTAAAGACGGTATCGTTAACTTCTTCGTAGGCGACACCGGTGGCTTCAGCCTGTTCCTGGACGTGAATAACGATACTGGTCTGTCTGATGACAACAATGTTGACTCTATCGTCGGCAGCGGCGACGATATCCTGTTAGGACTGTCTGACAGTATCGGTAACAACCTGGGTACCAGTACTAAAATTGGTAACACCACCATCACTGCTTTCAACTTCGATTTCATGAACTTCGAACTGACTGCTGAAGGTGACCAGTACTTCGTTTCACCTAAGCCTTTCTCTATGATGGTTAACGTAAACGGTGACTTTGACTCTTTCGCACAAGCCGGTACGCAAATTACCCGTGGTGACGTATCTGCTCAGTTCTATGAAGTACCTGAGCCGTCAACTATCGCAGTAATGGCTTTAGGTCTGTTAGGTCTGGGCGCAGCACGTCGCCGTAAAGCGTAA